aggccgtcttccgctcacgccccaacatcgtgcagcccgcctccagtggtgtcgcgacaggcgtgaatggagggacgaatggagacgtgtcgtcttcagcgatgagagtcgcttctgccttggtgccaatgatggtcgtatgcgtgtttggcgccgtgcaggtgagcgccacaatcaggactgcatacgaccgaggcacacagggccaacacccggcatcatggtgtggggagcgatctcctacactggccgtacaccactggtaatcgtcgaggggacactgaatagtgcacggtacatccaaaccgtcatcgaacccatcgttctaccattcctagacggccaagggaacttgctgttgcaacaggacaatgcacgtccgcatgtatcccgtgccacccaacgtgctctagaaggtgtaagtcaactaccctggccagcaagatctccggatctgtccattgagcatgtttgggactggatgaagcgtcgtctcacgcggtctgcacgtccagcacgaacgctggtccaactgaggcgtcaggtggaaatggcatggcaaaccgttccacaggactacatccagcatctctacgattgtctccatgggagaatagcagcctgcattgctgcgaaaggtggatatacactgtactagtgccgacaatgtgcatgctctgttgcctgtgtctatgtgcctgtggttctgtcagtgtgatcatgtgatgtatctgaccccaggaatgtgtcaataaagtttccccttcctgggacaatgaattcacggtgttcttatttcaatttccaggagtgtatacggttccagagacctttccaagccTGAAACATATACCATGTATATAAGACAACTGAAGtgtcgaatgaaaatttgtaacaaggccAGGATTATAAACCGGGTttactgctcactaggcagatgggctaaccactatgccaccaccCTGGCACGCTTGCTTTGCACGACTTCTCGGACATCCATAGCACGCTTCTCTCCTcactccaaattcccattcacgcctcagccctctTGCTATTCCCCCTGAATTCGAACAAtgtgtaacgggaaacaaatctCTGCTTATTGCCTTTCTGGAATCCTCTGGAATCTGAAAAATTAGAATCAGCATGTAGTACTCCCCTGCGAGCTGAGGACTTGGTAAGTAGTACATCAGTGCTGCTCGAGTTGCGAGAAGATCAGTATCAGTCGGCCGactgctgtggccaagcggttctaggctcttcagtccggaaccgcgctgctgctacggtcacaggttcgagtcctgcctcgggcgtggatgtgtgtgttgttctcaggttagttaggtttaagtagttctaagtccaggggactgatgacctcagatgttaagtcccatagtgcttagagccattttttagtatCGGTTGGATTTGTTCCAGAAAGGAAGAGTTATCCTTGTATGTTGAAAAACAGATAATCGCTTGGGAAGATGAAGCTATCTGCATAATAACGCGAAATATTTGTTTACAGGATCATTTTGAAGTGATTATAAAATTAAACGATAAGTGACGTATTTTCCAAACTTTTGGCTTGAGTACTAACGTCGTTTTCTCAGTTGTATAGTGAGAAGTCTGTTTAGTGCGGTGCTTACGGCTgaatttttgaaactttttcttctttcccttcttttttattttaatttttgcaggcttagaaacgtaggtttttggaTGTTTTTGTTCGATCACTACATAGTTTCTGGTAAATAAATTATGCTTTTGATTTATATTACAAAAAACGTGGACTCTGTATTTGTTAACTGATAGCTTCATTTAAATAACCACAACATTTCTTAGTAGAAAGAGATTACGTAAATCAGAAGCTTGAttagaataaaaaatggaaaaaaggttCTTGGGTGtagatatattatttttaaaaaaagaaagaaaatctaattctggatagAAATACAAATTATTATGTGTGAAATTAGCGCCAACCAGAAAAAGAAAAGATAATTGGTAAATTTTAACAAATAACGAAAGCTTCAAGAGGGTGAGATATTTATATCAAAAAGCACTTAATTTGATATTAGAACCACTTATCTAACCGAATACTGATGTTATTCATTTTACTCGTGCATTAACATTACGCCTTGAAGCTCCTGCAATACACTTTCTTTCATCTGAGTCGGGTGAGCGAAAAAACATACTTAAAACGCAGAATCTGTGTTACTGATTTGATGATACTTCAACGTCTTTTTCGCACAGGAATGTAACGGGTAATAAAGCCAGGTTTACGCCCCAGCGAATGGAAACGAAGACAATCAAGCGAGCATTCGCAGACGATACCCTAGTGTTCACTAGAGCGAACGAAGGAAAATAAGCGACAACGAGCAGAGGCCGTAACGCTGCGATATTGTTTTTTGCAGCTAATAATCGGCACATAGGATACATTACACAGTTGTGGGAACGATATAAAATTCTGATAGTCATAGCGGATTATTTTGTTTAGCGAACGCACTGTTTCTGACGAAGTAATAAAAAGTTTAGGCATCGGAATATCTACGTAAGCATGAAACGTTTGGATATTGTGCAAGTAACACTGAACTACGTCTCCAGTTTTCCTCAGCATTTTTCCAAATCTTCTGCTGATGCTTTTCTCTGGCTTCTCATTACAATTGGGAGGAAATTTAGAGGCAGAAAATAATTACCAACGATCAACATTATTTGGAGAAAAGCTGGCATTTAAAATCTGGTCATTAGCAACTTTAGTGACTGATTATACTGAAGAACTTAAAAAGAAGGCAGTGACAGTAAAATATGATCAATGAGAAATGATATGTACATAAGATCTGTCTCATAGGCCACTTAATAAAATCTACTTTTCAGATTTTTAGAGAGCAAGTAACGTGAACAGGGGTAAAACCATGTTCATTTGTCATCAGAAATCTGCAACATAATAGCGAAATATGTAATTCTAGCTACTATGAAAGTAGGCAGCAAGAATAATCACGTATTTCgtgtgtttttaattttattcagcACTACAGACGCATATTCGCACTTGCTTACTTTCCCAGAAATTTAATGCGCTTTTGCTTTTTAACTAAAATAAATACAAAGCGTGTTCTTATtctctccgtccccccccccccccccctggtgcaaGCTTCTAATAGATTTATCGTCTTTCTCATGTCCCCAGTTCGACATTTCGATGCTTCTGCAATTTTCTGCCAATCACATTTCTTTTCCTTCGATATCTGTGCCGTGGATCTCTCTGATCCCAAAGGCACCTATGGCATCTATAAGATATCcaggaggaattgtcaatatgtagagatatgacagaaatgaccattcgaagcaaaaaaaaaattaatgtaagttCTAAAATATGTGCCTTAAGAGCCAGGAACAGTTCATCatgttcgctactgtgaaacaaatctcttctagtgcaaactctttgctttccatattctgagaggaccaaatcaaggaaaaaattcccaggaaacataggctctaaagtgcataccttaacagttatgagcagttgttcagtggaagattcagatggttcaaatggctctgagcactatgggacttaacatctgaggtcatcagtcccttagaacttagaactacttaaacgtaactaacttaaggacatcacccacatccatgcccgaggcaggattcgaacctgcgaccgtagcggtcgcgtggttccagactgaagcgcctagaaccgctcggccacatcgtccggctCAGTGGAAGACATGTATtacacattagcgaagatgaacgaattcTCATATCTCTGAAGATATCcattttagaactttttttttcttcgaatgatcgttcctgttatatcGCTGAATGACGACCATTCCCCCTGTGATACCCTGTGTATTTTTCTAACAGTAACATAATTTTTTCGTTCAGACCACTCCACCGCTGACGCAACTTACATCAGCAAAAAAAGTAGTATACGTAAGCTTTCCGTAAATCTAGCCCCAAAAGGGAAACTTGATGGTGCGCTAAAAGACCGAAAACCAGCAGATCCGCACACGACGGAAAGCACTTGGCTAGCGCTCGCCTAATATTTATAATAGAGCAGGGGTGTACAACTGTTTTGCTTAACGGGCCACATTTGGACCGTACACAACGCCCTGAACAGTAATAATTACCGCTGAAAACAAAAAAGGAACAGGAAGGGCTAATGAGTGAATAGTATCGTCATTTTACATAAAcgcaatttcatgattttttttaccGAGCTGTGACACATGTTCAGTTCTAGCGCCGCAATGGTCCGCTTGTAGCCCGTGGGCCACGTGTTGGACACCCCATCACTGCAGAGAATTGTCGGTCGCTCGTGTTCGCTCCGTATTAACAAGCTGATACCTGAAAACTTCCGAGGAAGAGCGTGGGCACATTCTGCTGCGCCGCACCCGCGCCGCCTGCGTTCCCGCCACCCCCGAGGGAAAGTCCGGGCACGGAGGGCAGGCCCTGAGGGATGAGCCCGGAGAAGGGCAGCCCGCTGCCACCGcccccgctgctgctgctggtgccgcCCCCCGCTCTCAGGGACCCGCCACTGCCGTGCGCAGCCACCGGCGCCGGAGCGACGGCGTCCGCAGAGGACGCTTTGGCGCCGTCATGGTGTGTCTCCGCTGCTTGCAGACTCTCCCCTGCCTCCCCTGCTTGCTGGGTGGCCGTGGCGGCTGGCTCTGAGGCGGATGCCACGCCGACTGCCGATGCCGCAACTGGTGTCTCAGACGCCTCCAAGGGCTCTGCTTCCACACCGTCGGGAAATTTGACAGCCTCGCTCCCTTCTGGTGACCTTGACATCCTAACTGAGGATAGGATAAACTCAAAATAAACAGTCGCAGTTACTATCGAATTTTTAACACACTGGCATAAATGGCTAATGTTACACTACGGTCGCATTGTCTAAACGCTATCAAACTAATGCTCCAGTATTTCCATGCTACTGGATATATTGAGTAAAATTTCATCCTTTTCTGAGCTACTTTTAAGCagtttcagtacagaaaaaagctGTTCCTGCAGATCAAGATTTGCGTTACTATTTTACAGtccatagctccctctagtaccatggaagctattccgtgACACCTCAACCGATATCATATCTTGCTGTCCCTTCTTcaggtcagtgttttccacatattcctttcctcgccgattctccgtagaacctcctcatcccgaactttatcagtccatttaattttcaacattcttctgcaatcacatctcaaatgcttcgattctcttctgttcaggttttcccaaattccgtgtttcactaccgtgcaatgctgtgctccaaatgtacattctcagaaatatgttcctcaaattacggcctatgtttcataaaaatagacttcttttggccaggtatgccctttttgccagtgctagtctgctttttttatGTTCTCCCTGTTCTGTCCGTCAAGGATTATTTTGTTGCTTAGGTAccagaaattccttaacttcatccgcaTTATGGTCACAAATCCTGATGttgagttcctcgctgttctcatttctcctatttctcattactttcgtctttctccgatttactctcaatctatattctgtactcattagactgttcattccattcaacagatcccgcAATTCTTCATTTttaaccgagagaggtggcgcagtggttagacactggactcgcattcgggaggacgacgttcaatcccgcgtccggccatcctgatttaggttttccgtgatttccctaaaccactccaggcaaatgccgggatggttcctctgaaagggcacggccgacttccttccccgtccttccctaatccgatgagaccgatgaccacgctgtctggtctccttccccaaaccaaccaaccaaccttcatttTCTTtgaggacagcaacgtcatcagcgtatctcatcattgatatcctttcaccttcaatctttcttttatttgggtcattgcttcttcattgtctcgactgaacaataggggcgaaaaacTTAATCCCTGTCTTACGtccctcttttttccttttttctttttttaagtccgAGAAAATCGTTCCTCGTCTTCCACTTCAgttgttccctcttagttcttgtagataaactgaagagctaaagaaactggtacacctgcctaatatcgtgtagggcccccacgagcacgcagaagtgccgcaacacgaggtgctatggactctactaatgtctgaagtagtgctggaaggaactgacaccatgaatcctatagggctgtccgtaaatccgtaagagtacgagggagtggaggtcTCCtctgatatgctcagtaatgttcatgtctggggaggccagcggaagtgtttaaactcagaagagtgttcctggaagcactcggtagtaattctggacgtgtggggtgtctcattgtcctgctggaattgcccatttccatgtacaatgaacatgaatggatgaaggtgatcagacacgaagcttacgtacgtgtcgcctgtcagagtcgcctGTCGCCTGTCGCctgtcaggtgtcccatatcactccaactgcacacgtcctaaaccattacagagcctccaccagcttgaacagtcccctgctgacatgcgaggTCCATGGGTTCGTGAGGTTATCCCCACAACCGTACACGTCTAtcatctcgatacaatttgaaaccagactcgtccgaccaggcaacacgtttccagtcatcaacagtaaaatggtgatgttgacgggtccaggcgatgcgtaaagctttgtgttgcagtcatcaagggtacacgagtgggctttcggttccgaaagcccatatcgatgatgtgtcattgaatggttcgcacgctgacacttgttgatggcccagcattgaaatctgcagcaagttgcggaactgttgcacttctatcacgttgaacgattctcttcagttattgttggtcccgttcttgaaggatctttttccggccgtagcgatgtcggagatttgacgttggTATTCCTGAGATATCTGTGTATTTCAGAATGGCGCCAACCCTAgcataaaaatacttttacaaaatgACGTAACAAGGAATTACAACGCTTCAGTGCTTTAAAAGATTACAGGTTTGCCTGCCATTTCTGCGAAATAgtaaaagaggaagaaaattatgGTATTAGTAATACATTAAGAACTTAACAAGAATTCATTCATAGTATTCCATAAAAATTGAACGTAGCTTATCTcgtgcctgtgtctacataacatgGCATTATCTGCATGTAGCCctagaaaacggacaaattaacccGAAAAACGAAGCGTTCTTGAACCTTAGTTTTCACCGTTTAGCACTGATTACCTGTAATGCCTAAATAGTGGTACGATCGTGACATAACATGATTTTTTTAGcagtgtttcaaaaaattagaatcattacaaTAATACTGAGGATGTTTTTTATTATTCAACGACATAAAGTAGcgttcaaaaatattttcacaaacttATTAATTGGATTACGCAACATAATAGAGTGTAATTTTTTTAATGGGGCAATGGTGGAGCAAAAGTGGCTTGACATTGTTGaagaaacatttttgaacacataacTATCATCTACCGTAGTAAGAAAATCAGTATTTAGTGGGATATCCCTTGGGTTTTATGACGGCCTCACACCGCGGCGGCATTGAGTCGACCAACTTTTGAAATCGATCCACCGGCATTTTATGACAGTCATTTCTGAGAGCTTCAAAAAAAGGATCTTTGTTCGAATAACTTTTTATTCTTATTCAGCGACCCAGCTCCTCCCACAGATGTTCTATAGAAGAAAATCTGAACTTTGACTTGGACACACTAAAACCGTTTTGCGTTTTAAAAAATCACTAATGTACTTGGACTTGTGCTTggggtcgttatcttgttgaaaataccATCCAGCTGCCATGTGATGTGTAGCGTATGGTAGCATTTGAGTCCTCAATACTTTTCCGTAAACGAGCCGATCCATACTACCTCCAATTCGAACTAACAGTCCAACTCCAGAGCGTGAAAAACATCCCCAAACCATCACACTGCCACCTTCATATTCGACGGTGGGAATTTGGTACCGAACGTCACATCTTTTTATTTACAGGACGTCGAACATGCTTGATACAATGAGATGACATCAAATTAAATTTActctcgtcactccacagaattttAGCCCAGTCTGAACCTGATCATGATCTGTGCTGTTTTGCAAACGCAAGTTGGGCCTTCATGGTTTTCGTAGATACTAAAGATTTTTTCGTCGGTCATCATCTATGTACTACAAAGTAATAAAATTATAACCacccgaccagttgcaatggataaagaaattctttacctaggtttcgacaaatataaatttgtcttcttcagaaggtagcaattttacataagtaaggactaatgtaccaccGCCGTTTTTacattgtcggcatagatccatttgtcaaaaatgaaagatagccctagaattagggtttgtcacgtaaatacaaaatagttcatggatcttgcagagctcacaaccgactatgTTCAAAATATTGTACTAAAAAGTGTTCCAAGCGTCCTTTGGCAATGGAAACGTGATGTCgacttcatatttttctttcaaCTCTCTTTGTATCATTAAGCCGACTTGCCAACATCACTTGCTGATAACTTTTTTATGATATGATCGACTTTAGGTGACTTTTTTTATGTCCACTGCCAGGCTTATTTTCGACAGTCTTTCGTATACTATAGAATTTTTTCTGTGTACTAACGAGCTGACGACACACTTTAAAAATACATGCAACTTCGGCTTGTTTCAGTCCTTGCCTTATTGCATTTATCACGGCATATCTGAAGTCACTGGAATATTCCTTACGTTTTGGCATATTGAAATAATCACTGTAAGTAAATATCACTAGAAATGAGAACTAAGGAGAAAGTAACGTCCACGAATCCATCGAGCAGTGTGTCACAATGCTTTTGAGTTCGCTGAAAGTCGCATTCGTCCGGCAGCGCAAAGTGTACACAAACAAGTCGCAATTTGACACCTCCAAATAATCGCAGTTGTAGTTTTTGTATAAATACTACAAACAACTGATAAGAATGAACTGTGTTGCGCATTTAGTCGTGGCAACAAATCTAAATCTTTGATGAACAAGAATAAAATTACGTAGCTGATCAAATAATTTCTAGTGTAATTTGTATATTACAGATAGTTGAAAGCACTTACACTTGAAACGATCTGCAGCTCGGCTTGTGGGCAGCACGTGAGCGCCATCTTGGTCTAACGTCCTGGAATTTTCCAAGAATTCCTCTTCCTCCATTTCTGGCAATATGGACACTGCTGCAAATTTAGGCATCTCTGTGTCCTGCGGCCAAACCAACAGAAAACTGTAGCTACCAATTTGCCGATTGCTCATTTAATCATTTATTGATCATTTCCGGTTGTTACCCCTATCTACTAAGACCATCATCAATCCTCACAGACAGAAAAATTATTAAACTAATGTCGTGAAACAATAACGATTTCCGAATTAAACAATAGTCTCGTTTGAAACGAATGATCTCCCTCCTAGCACCAtacctgaatgaaattttctgacCAAGTGTACCTACAAAACTGAGCCCAACTCAAAAGCACTGCTGCTTTTGTAACAATTTACAGATACAAGTTAAATAAAGAGAACTAACTATTCATGAATTCTTTTCACGTCTCTTCATTTGCCAAATATTATTGCGGGTACATACGGAAGCTAAATGATGAGACTCTAGTGAAATACGAGGTgccacaataaagtaatgagactgatgtgcaaaaaatgttgcttaccgttttagtcaagtttagtgttgtctcctttaaagtagttcccttcttattgcacacactttttccagcgcttctgccattgatggtaacatttctggaactcatgttCTGTAATACCCTCCAAgactctcgtcacagctttttggacatctaatGTTCTATGAAAATAATGTCccctgaccgccgttttgactcttggaagtagaaaaaagtcacacggaacgATATGTGGTGAGTAAGGTGGTTGTGGTAGTGCTGAAATttcttttgaggttaaaaattgctgtactgacagagcagtataggatggcacattatcgtgatgcagaatccaattatcagcaatgttggcactggCACGAAGAACTCTCTTACAAactatttctaaaatttctttgtagtaatattggttaactgtttgtgcaggaggcacccactctttatgaacaattcccttggaatcaaagaagcacacaagcatgcatttcacttttggctttgacatgcgagctttttttggtgtgGGTTATCCCTTTGAgcgccattgcgaactttggcgttttgtccctGGATCGtattgaaaaaaaaacaactttcatcaccagtggtaACACggatcaacaattctggattgatttccgtttgctctaacagatcggctgccactttTTTCCGtgattctcgctgttgtggtgtgatatttttggggacaatttttgcacaaatctttctcatacccagATCTTCAGTTATtcttagacgaaccgtttctcgattgatgttaagTTCTTTTGCcaccattttcacggataatcgtaGATCAGATCttatgagttcacgcaccctggactGATgtaccgcttggactagaagcagcgtatagatcaaggtcaaagattttgtgcctacgcaagcctgcaaggttgccacatcttgcatagaaaatctgtctcattactttatagTCACACCTCGTagtctgatgagacaaaacatgacTACATGCTTAATTATCATGTTGGTCACCCTTTAGAACGCAATACAGCAACGAAACTGTGTAGCATGGAATCGACAAATCCTTGAGGTATGCAGCTAAGCGGCACcaaatgtctatgcacaggtcacgcagttcctgTAAGTTGTAGGCCGGTTGTTTGTGGGCATGAAGCTAGACTAGCTAGCTCCCGATAGTGTGTAAGATTTCAATTACGGACTCAGATAACGAGAATTTGAATGCATGTGGTCTACAATCACTTAGACGTAGTCGACAGCTGTCATGGTTCTTTCTACAGGGGTcgtacagaaatatggaaacaccccgAGAAATGCGGGCTTAATCCTCGCATGATACCTGGAATCTTTTTAGACCCAAGGATAGTTTAAGcacaaataaacagttttaatgtgaCTGTAGACTACTCATCCTCCAGCAATGCTATTCACggactttttattataactgggtaaaatatttatgatgataatatcacagtttgtagtacaacaatttgaaatttttgcagTGGGTTCAGAAAATacctcagatatacactcctggaaattgaaataagaacaccgtgaattcattgttccaggaaggggaaactttattgacacattcctggggtcagatacatcacatgatcacactgacagaaccacaggcacatagacacagggaacagagcatgcacaatgtcggcactagtacagtgtatatccacctttcgcagcaatgcaggctgctattctcccatgtagacaatcgtagagatgctggatgtagtcctgtggaacggcttgccatgccacttccacctggcgcctcagttggaccagcgttcgtgctggacgtgcagaccgcgtgagacgacgcttcatccagtcccaaacatgctcaatgggggacagatccggagatcttgctggccagggtagttgacttacaccttctagagcacgttgggtggcacgggatacatgcggacgtgcattgtcctgttggaacagcaagttcccttgccggtctaggaatggtagaacgatgggttcgatgacggtttggatgtaccgtgcactattcagtgtcccctcgacgatcaccagtggtgtacggccagtgtaggagatcgctccccacaccatgatgccgggtgttggccctgtgtgcctcggtcgtatgcagtcctgattgtggcgctcacctgcacggcgccaaacacgcatacgaccatcattggcaccaaggcagaagcgactctcatcgctgaagacgacacgtctccattcgtccctccattcacgcctgtcgcgacaccactggaggcgggctgcacgatgttggggcgtgagcggaagacggcctaacggtgtgcgggaccgtagcccagcttcatggagacggttgcgaatggtcctcgccgataccccaggagcaacagtgtccctaatttgctgggaagtggcggtgcggtcccctacggcactgcgtaggatcctacggtcttggcgtgcatccgtgcgtcgctgcggtccggtcccaggtcgacgggcacgtgcaccttccgccgaccactggcgacaacatcgatgtactgtggagacctcacgccccacgtg
This Schistocerca nitens isolate TAMUIC-IGC-003100 chromosome 1, iqSchNite1.1, whole genome shotgun sequence DNA region includes the following protein-coding sequences:
- the LOC126234902 gene encoding transcription factor Maf-like, which encodes MGSERSLLTVLISGTVLLQVSYVWCTVIPFREDTEMPKFAAVSILPEMEEEEFLENSRTLDQDGAHVLPTSRAADRFKFRMSRSPEGSEAVKFPDGVEAEPLEASETPVAASAVGVASASEPAATATQQAGEAGESLQAAETHHDGAKASSADAVAPAPVAAHGSGGSLRAGGGTSSSSGGGGSGLPFSGLIPQGLPSVPGLSLGGGGNAGGAGAAQQNVPTLFLGSFQLMRMPMPSVSDLVSMMQAGASLFQGAPNLFQGAPNLFQGLPSLPALPGGSSS